A genomic region of Desulfosarcina ovata subsp. ovata contains the following coding sequences:
- a CDS encoding LysR family transcriptional regulator, with translation MHPPQINLYQLISFYTVAKEGSFSAASKKLCVTQPAVTMQIKSLEKFYDLKLVNVKKKKLA, from the coding sequence ATGCATCCTCCTCAAATTAACCTCTACCAACTTATTAGCTTTTATACCGTGGCCAAAGAAGGTAGCTTCAGTGCAGCCTCAAAAAAACTTTGCGTGACCCAGCCTGCGGTGACCATGCAAATAAAATCGTTGGAAAAATTTTATGACCTGAAGTTGGTCAATGTAAAAAAAAAAAAGTTAGCTTGA